From a region of the Sphaerodactylus townsendi isolate TG3544 linkage group LG09, MPM_Stown_v2.3, whole genome shotgun sequence genome:
- the BHLHE22 gene encoding class E basic helix-loop-helix protein 22 — translation MERALSLAAEEDLFHKRLGAAAKRMESAFRSPPGLELAAHPPPPARQAPSPLGCYEAAESEALLREGAAGALGGGDPLGIKFGAGGTGRGSVAESSGGEQSPDDDSDERCELLLRGATGALLKGPEGGGGGGSNSQHGGVVVVGGKKSKEQKALRLNINARERRRMHDLNDALDELRAVIPYAHSPSVRKLSKIATLLLAKNYILMQAQALDEMRRLVAYLNQGQAVSATSLPGSAAAAAAAAALHPAALGAYEQAAAGYPFSAGLPPATSCPDKCALFNSVSSSLCKQCTEKP, via the coding sequence aTGGAGAGGGCGCTGAGCCTGGCTGCCGAGGAGGACCTCTTCCACAAGCGCCTGGGCGCCGCGGCCAAGAGGATGGAGTCCGCCTTTCGCTCGCCCCCGGGCCTGGAGCTGGCCGCCCACCCGCCGCCGCCTGCCCGCCAGGCGCCCTCGCCCCTCGGCTGCTACGAGGCGGCCGAGTCGGAGGCGCTGCTGCGGGAAGGCGCGGCAGGGGCGCTGGGAGGCGGCGACCCGCTGGGCATCAAGTTCGGGGCGGGCGGGACCGGTCGTGGCTCGGTGGCCGAGAGCAGCGGCGGCGAGCAGAGCCCCGACGACGACAGCGACGAACGCTGCGAGCTGCTGCTGCGGGGCGCGACGGGCGCCCTGCTGAAGGGTcccgagggcggcggcggcggcggctccaaCAGCCAGCACGGCGGCGTGGTGGTCGTCGGAGGCAAGAAGTCCAAGGAGCAGAAGGCGCTGCGCCTGAACATCAACGCCCGCGAGCGGCGGCGCATGCACGACCTGAACGACGCGCTGGACGAGCTGCGGGCCGTCATCCCCTACGCGCACAGCCCCTCGGTGCGCAAGCTCTCCAAGATCGCCACGCTGCTGCTGGCCAAGAACTATATCCTCATGCAGGCGCAGGCCCTCGACGAGATGCGCCGCCTCGTCGCCtatctcaaccagggccaggccGTCTCGGCCACCTCGCTGCCTGGCTCGGCGGCCGCCGCGGCCGCAGCCGCAGCCTTGCACCCAGCGGCGCTCGGGGCCTACGAGCAGGCGGCCGCCGGCTACCCCTTCAGCGCAGGCCTGCCGCCCGCCACGTCGTGCCCGGATAAATGTGCCCTTTTCAACAGCGTCTCGTCCAGCCTCTGCAAACAGTGCACCGAGAAGCCTTAG